TCAGAAACCGGCACAAGTTCGAGCAATACCGATCTTGTTTATACCGGCACCGCGCAGGTTGGCATTGGCACTTCGCTGTATTCCAATCCGCCTACGGTGAAACTACAAGTGCAGAACGGCACCTATTTTAATCCTTTTGCAACGGGAACACCTATTCAGCAACATGGCGTTGCGGCTGCGGAAATCGGAATCATCAGCACGGCAAAGGGTGGAACGAACAATAATGCAGGCATAATCGGATTCTCCGATGATGATAATTTCAACAATATGGGGGTTATAGGGCTTTCCACCGGCAATGCCTCCTCCGATGCTGCGGAAAACCGGGGAGTACTGGGCGCTGCCGTGGGCAGGGCGAGCGGCACGAATGAATGCCTTAACATCGGAGTTGTTGGTGAAGCCATGGGCGTGGGAGCAATTAACTTTGGATTGCAGGGTGAAGCAAGCGGTGATTCCAGCGCTTTCAATCTTGGGGTGAATGGCTACGCAGGCGGCACGAATTGTGATTTGAATATCGGGGTTGGAGGAATCGCAGAATTCGGAACATCAAATGTTGGGGTTCAGGGGGAAGCTAACGGAGATTCTTGTGAAACGAATACTGGAGTAGTGGGAACTGCCAGTGGCTCGGTTAGTGATTTAAATATTGGAGTAAAGGGGGGAGCATCGAACGGGGATAATAATATTGGAGTTTTTGGATCAGTTGATGGTGAAGGTGGTGGAGTTACTGGGAGCGCGATGATTTCATCAGGAACGGTAAGCATTGCCAGCGGAGTGGATGCAGTAGTTCAAGTTGTAAGTGGAGCGACTATAACAAACGCATATGCCATGAAATCATCGTGGGATAACCAAGGAACAATTACGAATGGTACCGGATTATTAATTGGTGATGTTAATGCAACAAACCAAGTAGCTATCCATCAAGACGGGGCTGATGATGTAAACATATTTGATGGAAGATTTCAATGCGACATTCTTCCTTCAGTTGATAACACTTACACGCTCGGTAATTCCACTTATGGATGGAAAGAGGTATGGGCAGATAATGGCACCATTCAAACGTCCGACATCAGGATGAAGAAAGACATTCAGGATCTTAACTACGGCCTGAATGAAATTCTGGAGCTGAAGCCAATCTCATATACATGGAAAAGTGATCCTGAGTATGGCACTAAGATCGGTTTCAGCGCTCAGCAAGTTCAGAAAGTGATCAAGGAGGCTGTAGTGGAAGGTAATACCGGTGAAAAATTACTGGGTATTAACTACGGTGAATTGGTTCCAGTCTTGGTAAAGGCAATTCAGGATCAGCAAGCTATCATAAATGAGCAGGCAGTGAAAACCGAAAGGCTCGAAAAAATGATCACGATGTGTTGTGAAAGCAGAACTTCAGGCGGCAGCCAAACTGACTTTGATAATTCATCAATCTCAGCAGGCAACGCCTGGCTGGAGCAGAACATTCCAAACCCATTTTCAAAAGAAACGGAAATTAGGTTCTATCTGCCGGATGATGTGAGCAACGCAGCGATGCTTATTTATGACCTGCAAGGAACTATGATCAAGAACGTAAAGATCACCGACAGGAATTATGGGAAAGTAACAATAGGCGCCCGTGAACTTGTTCCGGGAGTTTATTTCTACAGTCTTATCATCGGCTCAACCACTGTTGATACTAAAACGATGATCGTAACACATTAACTGTTAAAGTTTTTGATAAAAAATTCAAAAAAGCGTTCCTTTGGGAACGCTTTTTTGCTTAAAAATTCTCATTACTCTTGAGAAAGTATTTGCATTCCTTCTTATTCCGATTTCAATCTGCTGCAGTTGGAAAATCAGTAGTGAAATGGCTTTGCGTCATTTTTTCCCTTTATGTCATTTTCCTGGTATGGCTTTTCCGGCATTCGCGTTTTGTAGCTGAACCCAGCTCTGAATTATTTAAACTCTATGATCATCAGGATTTTGCCATTCCGGTGTTGCGATTTAGCCATCAAATTCCTCAGCTTGTCCCGGTGCTTTTATCCAAATTGGGTTTTAGTCTTCCTGTAATAGCCAATGCCTATAATTTTTCAGAAGCCGTCATCTGGATTGTTCCCATTGCGCTTGGGCTTGTCAGCCGGAAACTGCACTATTGCTTTATAGCCATCTTCAGCATCTTCATCATGTTCCAGGTGAATTTCAATACGCTTGGCATGGAAATAACATACACCGCTTTTTTTGTACTTACGTGGATATGGTGCTTAGAGCATATCAAGAACAAAGCTTTATGGCTGCTCGTGCACATCGGTTTATCTTTCTATATCATCTACAGCCATCCGCTGACGATGCTTGCCTGGTTTATGGCTGGCGGGGTTTACTTTTTATTTTATTGCCAGCCCGCATTCAAACATTCCTTGCTTTTCATTGCCGTTGAGATATTGCCTGCAGTATGGTTGCTGTTTCAACGGGCAACTTCATTATCCGACTATGATGTGGGAAAGTTAGAGAAGATTTGGAGCACAGGCGATACCGCCTCAGACGACACGCATTTCCGCCTGCACTTTCTGCTGCTGCTGGTTGCCGTCTGGCTGATCATTCATTGGTACCGAAAATCGCATTACAAAAAAATAATTGCTTTCTATTTTGTTCTCATCTTGTATTACATCGGAATACAGGCGCTGAACTATGAATTATTCTGGGACAGCTATAAGCTCATGTTTCCTTTGAATTTATTCATTGTTGCTGCTGCAGGTTTCGAGATATACCATTCATTTGGCAACAATTTTTTCAATAAATCGTTTTTTTTGACATTCCTTGTAATAGCATTATTGCATGGTTCACTGAAATTCTATAGTAACAGTCGTCAACGAACGGGGCAACGGGAATTCATTCTCAATCAAATTCGCAGGCTGCAAACCGTAGATGGCCAGAAATTTTACATGCACCGATTATGTGGAGCAGTTCATCCTTTGTGGTGTCCAACCGGATGCGCCAGCGAGTCATTGTTCCTCTCTTTATATTATGATTTCCCCAAGCCGGTTTCGCTGGTGGTTGCCGATGAAGAGGCAATTGTCCGTCTTAAAGCATTGCCTGAAAATAAAATCTATTTCAACAGCGGCTGGACAGATGAAATAACCGGCCTTAATAAAGGCATCATCAAAGATCAGCCCTATCGCCTTCTCAGCTGCGACTATGAGTTTCGCTAAGATTGCGAAAAAGAGCACTCTCCATCACCTCCCGCAAGATTGCATCTTGTGGGTTGAATTGTGATAAGATTGTATCTTAACACAGCAATCGCTCAGAGACCTTAGCTATAAAAATTCTTTATGAGCATAGGTAAACCTCCTTACCTTACCTTACCTTACCTTACCTTACCTTACTATACATTATTATTCACCATGGCGTTTATGGTGAAGCCGTGGGTAACATGGCTAACGGGAACACTGGGATCGAAGGTCTTGCAAGAGGAAGTGCAACAAACAACATTGGAGTTCGCGGTGAAGCACAGGGAAGCGGTTCAGATAATACGGGAATTTTTGGGTCGGCCAGTGGTGATTCAAGTAATCTTAATACAGGCGTTTTCGGAATTGCTGATGGCGAAGAATGTGTATTGAATATTGGCTTGAATGGCTTGGCGTTAAACGGTGATGTAAACTTTGGGGTTTTCGGAGCAATAGGTGGAGAAGGTGCTGGGGTTCGAGGTTCCGCAAGCATAGCAAACGGGATTACGGTTAATTATGCAAGTGGTGTTGACGCCTTTATTTATACTGATATTGGAGCCACTATAAATAATGCAACAGCACTATCTTCAACATGGGAAACAAATGGAACAGTTACTTATGGCCGAGGACTTTTTGTAGGCGATGTTGATGCTGTCCACCAAACGGGCATATACCAGGAAGGCACCGATGATACCAATTATTTCTATGGGTTAACCCAGACCGCTCATGTAATCCCAATAACTGACAACACCTACGATCTTGGAAGCTCATCAAACCGGTGGGATGATGTATGGGCAACAAATGGTACAATTCAAACCTCTGACATGCGAATGAAGGCAAACATTGAAGAACTGCCTTATGGTCTGGAGCAAGTATTGGCCCTTAAGCCCATTAGCTTTACGTGGAAGGATAATCCTGAGCGTGGCAGAAAAGTTGGACTTGGCGCGCAGCAAGTGAAGGAAGTTATCAAAGAAGTAGTAGTTGAAGGTAGTGATAAAGATCATCGTCTTGGCATTAACTACGGAGAGTTAGTGCCGGTTTTGGTAAAAGCAATACAGGAACAACAAGCCATCATCAACGAACAGAAGCTAAAAACCGAACAGCTTGAGCGCCTCATCACCGGTTGCTGTGCGCTTAAATCCGAAGGAGCTACCGGCAGCCTTCCGTCCAATATGAATAATTCAACTATATCAGTTGAGCAGGCCCGCCTTGAGCAAAATATCCCCAACCCGTTTTCACAAAAAACCGATATAAGGTTTTACTTACCGGAAACGATTGAAAGCGCCACCCTGTTGATCTATGATTTAAAAGGCTCTGTCATCAGGAATATTCGAATCCATGAAAGAAACTACGGCAAGGTAGAAATTAAAGCAGGTGAGCTGATGCCCGGGGTTTACTTCTATAGTTTGATTACGGATACCTCGATGGTGGATACAAAGACGATGATAGTAACGAACTGATGATGCATCCTGTCTGAGCATTATTTTATTTAGCAAGGGCCGTACAGGAAGTACAAATAACCTGTGCGGCTCATTATTTTGTGTAGTTAAAGCAACCTGGTTTATATGCGCCATCCGGATTATAAACCATTACTTTATCTTGGGTACTTTCTTTTTGGTATTCTTGGAATGCTCAGCATTTACTATTTCAAGGAGCGTACCTGCTATGATGGAGCAAACTATTTGTTTTGTGCCATAAACAACAAGTGGTTTTGTCTCTTTCAGGACAGATGGATACTTGTTTTTTCTCAGATTCTGCCACTTATCGGAGTTTATCTTAACCTGAGTCTGAAGGCTATAATGATTCTTCACTCGCTTGGTAATATACTTTTCTTTTTTGCTTTGTTTTTGATGGTTATCTGCTGGAATCAGGACGTTGTATCCGGTCTGGCATTGGCGCTGCTTCAAATATTAGCAGTGAGTTTTAGCTTCTTTATATGGCCCATGGCAGAAGTACATTACAGTATAGGATTCATTTTCCTGCTTCACTCAATTATTCTTTATCAGGACCTGAGCCGGGGGTACGTTGGTCTTGTAATTTTTGTGATTATCCTGCTGCTTACTACCAGCCACGGAATAGGATGGCTTCTGTTTTTTTATTACCGTTGTTTACAATTACCGAAAATTAATTCATCCTCAGGGAAAATGGCTTAGAGTAGCTGCCCTCTCATTTCTACCCCTGCTGACAGGTCGCTATATCTTTTTTAAAGGAGGTTTACACGATATAACCAGGAGCAAAGAAATCATTACTTCAACAGCGGCAGCCGACTTCCCTGCTTATGTTCACAAAGCTAATCTTGCCTGGGAAGCTAATCCTTTACTGTATCTGCTGGCGCTAGCCGCTCTAATCATGCTTTTTATGCAAAGAAAATGGTTGCGCTTTAGTTTAAGTCTGCTTTGCTTACTGTCCTTTATAATAGCAAAGCTAACTTTGCCCTTTCTGGCAGAAGTGTATGACAGCGCAATTGTTCCTTTAATTCTCTTTCCGGTTATTGACCTGTTTTCAGAAAAGAAAGCCAATAAAACCACAATTGCGGTTGTAATGGTCATTTTTATATCCGTTTTCTTTTACAGGCTATGTTCGATCAGCGATGCTGCCAGGGAAGTACGAATAAAAATTAACCTGATTGAAAGACTTATCGGTAATTTCAGAGATACCTACGGTGATAAATTTCTGCTGCGCGATGAAAACAGTTTTCAATTGATTCTGCCCACACTGAGATATACCGAAGTGTCGATAGAAGGACTTTTTTATTCATCTATGGCATCTCCGGATAGCGCTGTATTGCTGATTACCAGAGAAGACTTTGAAGGGTACCTATCGCTTCCAAAAATTCCCCTGGATTCCGTAGGGGATGTCATGAATCTGTCAACAGTGGCCTATCTTCTCTTTGAAAGGGAATATCCAAAGAAATATTATAAGTACTTTACAGGTTATCGTAATCTCAATCCGCAATACTTCAGTTTGGACACCTCGGCTATCCGCTGGGGAAACACCGATAAGCGAAACGATCTTGCCTATCTGGAACAAAATATTCGCATCGGCATTGCAGAGGAAGATACGCTGAAAACAATGCCCTGCCGCAAAAAGATGATATCGCTGCTGATAGAGAACAGAGGCGCTGTGGCGCTCTACTCCGGCAGGGAAAACGCACATATCCGCTTCCGGATTCTTGACCGTACCGACAGCCTCAGATGGGATGCGGGCGTCATGCTCCTGGAAGCGGATGTGTATAAGCAATACAAACAGGTGTTTTTTGCAGGCATCCCCTGTGAAACGGACACTTTCCGGCTTGAAGTGGATTTGGTGCAGGATGGTTGCCCTCTGGGCATAGGAGATTCGGCTCTATTGATTTCCTCGTGGCAAATAAGCCGTTAAGATGAAAAATATTCTTCTCGCCATTCTTTCTGTGACACTGACGCTGCTTGCCTGTGAAATGGCGCTGTCATACTTTTCAGAATTCAGACATGATGATGAAAAGCTTTGGGTGCGCAAAGGCGACCGGTGGGGCAACTGCTACCCATCTAATCCTGGTAATTATTTTGATGTGATCGAAAAAAGTCGTACGGGGAGAACGGTATATTGCGTGTACTACGATGAGCAAAGACGCAGGGAGGGTTATTTCCCAAATAGAGAAAAGGAACTTGCAATTATCGGTGACTCATTTGTTTTCGGAGAGGGGGTGAAGGAAGAAGGCACACTGGGCTATCTGCTGGCAACGCGCTGGAAGGAATACAATGTAATCAACCGGGGAAAACCCGGGGCGGATGTCACCTATGCACGGGCAGCTGTGAAGGCTATACTGGAGCAAAGGCCCTGTATCCGGGATGTCATATATTTTTTTAACCTTAATGACGCCATCCTGTCCAGGGAAGTCAGCACGGAGCAGGAACGAATTATTGACCTGCAGAATGTCAGATGGAAACGGGATTCATTTTTTCGGAAAATATTAGCTAAGAGCAGGATTTACAGGATGTGGGAAAGATATGTGGTGTTGCAGCGTGAAACCCGGCTCACCATTGAAAATTATAAAGATGTCTACTCGGCCGAAAAGAATCAGTTTGGTTTGGATGAGACCTTCAGGATATTGGAAGAAATGAACCGCCTCTGCAGAAAAAATAATGTCACGCTGCATATCGTGATATATCCTCTGCTGTACAAAGACCTGAAAGGGCAGTATCCTTTTGCTGCCGCTCACAAGACCATCCTGTCAACCTGCAGGCAGAGGGGAATAGGCTGCCTGGATGCCTATGAGGCTTTTAAGAATGACTATTCGATGAAACCTTATATTGTACATGAACTGGACTATCATCCGAATGCGCGGGCAAATGAAAAAGTGGCCAGCTTTGTTGTTGCCAATATAAAGCCGTCATTTTAACCTATCTCAGTGAGGGCAACAAAAGGATTCCACACCCTCCCTCGCTTCCCACCGAGCGTGAGTTATCAGAGAGCCTCAGGTTGCATTTTGGAGTATGATTTTCACAAAGGCAAAACCTTCATCCGGCATCCAGGGCAACGCAGGAATTAACGGCAGGATGACCATGGAGAGCTGCACGCGCGGGGATTCGGGTGCAAGCGAGTGACATCGCTTCGTAAGCATTTGTCCGATTTCAAATACCCATTTTGTACAACATCTTGATCAAATTCTTTTTCAGCCTGAGGGAAACCTCCACTACTGACCCGTCTGTCATAACCAGGTAACCTCCTTTTCACTTCGTATATTTTACAACATGGTTTAGGTTTACCAGGTGATGCTGATGTACTCTGAGAAAGTTGAAGCCCTTCATTCGCCTCTCTATCAGCTTCAGTGTTTTGCTAATCATCAGCTTTCGTTTCTGGACGAACAGGTGCGTGTAACTGCCATCGGCCTCACACCGGATAATGTCCTGGATGTTGATGATCTCGATATCACCGGCAACAGGAACCGCTAATTTATTCAGCGGGAGACGCCTGATTTTTTTATCCTCAAAACCCGTTTTTTCCATGGCTGATCTTGTTCAGCGCTCAATCCTTCAATCTTACTGCTTGTTGCCGGAAATATCATGGACAAAAAAATGCACTTTTTTCTGCCATTCTTCTTTTTTTAACCTGATACTACCTTGCATTTTCAATGAGAACGGTACGAATAATTGCATTTTGTTAACGAATACCAACTCAACTGCAGCGAATACCAAATACCGCTTTGACCATAGCCCACCGGCAGTTAGCTTCGTCACAGCATACGGTACCGTTAAAAGGCGTTTGCCGAAAAGCCTGAACAGAGTAGGCATTCACCCTTTAATTGGTTCGTCATGAAACCTTTAAAATTTCAATTAGTTTCTTACATTTTAGTTATGTTTTTAACGGGCATTGGCTATTGCTACTCGGCCGCGGTGGTGTGTTATGCACCGGGTAGCTGTTTCTATACTAACGGAAACTGTGAAGATTTCCAATGCTATAACGACCAACCACCTACCTGTACGTGTAATCCATTGAGTTCGCCAGTGCAAATTGAAGATGAATACTCAAATTCATATCAATGGCAGATAATTGAAGATCAAATATTTCAGGTCAGGCCAGAGGGCGGAGATTGGGTAACAGTCACAGAACTTTGTAGTTTTATGAATTGCGGGAGTGAGTACTTCAAAGTACATGTCATTTGCGAGTTTTCAAGGATTGTTTTTAAACGTTACAACATAGCATGTATTGATGAATACCCTCCGGCCTGGCAGGGATGCCTGGTGGGCACTGAGAATATACATTATGAGTTTTGCCAGTAGATTCGGTTGGCTGCTCATATGGGTATCCAGGCGTGCAGCGTTGGCCGCCTGGGTATTTCTTTTTCAAATCAGCTCTGCGCAGCCCGAAAATCTTGTAATGAACGGTGGTTTCGAGGAACTGCTCAGGTTTAAGAGTTGGAATATTGTTTCTCAAAATGGACCGTCTCAAATCATTTTTCACGATGATACCTTCAAATTTTCCGGTATCAGTGACAAAGGTTTTACAGAAGTAATAGCCAATCATTGGAATTACTATAGCGATACCGCTCAATACGCATACGGCAATGCCAGTTATTCGAATAACGGCAAGGCTTATATGGGCAATGTATTTAAATTAATCCATGTGCTCGATTGGGAATACTCGGATGATGAAGCGTCAGTATCCAATGCCGTTGGGAAATTATGCAGGCCCTTATTGAAAGACCATCTCTATGAAATTACGCTGCACCTGAAGCCATTCAGCGGGAACCATTTTACCAGCAGCATTTGTGTCGCGCTCACGGATCAGCCACTGCCACATATTGTAGGAATTGCAAAAAAAGAATGGAAGCCTGTTTTTGAACTGAATTTGCAGCCCGCATGGTGTCTTCCTGATATTTTGGAGGATACCATGCATTACACCACTTTCCGGTTTGAATACAAAGCGTATGGCGGAGAACAATTTATTTACATCGGGAATCTGCTCTACGAAAGGCCGGAGTATCTCCAAAAACAAACCTGGAAAAAGTATTTCAGAAGTACAAAACAGTATGGCTACTGGAAAAACAGAGAAAACAGATTTATGTGTATTTATGCTCTGGATGAGGTGAGTGTAATACCTGTTGATAGCAAGGAAAACGGCTGTGCTGTTACAAGCAGGGAGGAGAGCGACACTATCCTGGCCGCTCAGGTTTTCTTTAATTATGATGAAAGTATTGCTGATGGTGTGGATTCCGTAATTGACAGACTTGCTCAATTCAAAGATTTAAAAGCTGTTATTATCATTGGGCATTCTTCCAGGGAGGGAAGCGAAACATATAACCTATGGCTTTCCTTAAACCGTGCAAAATTTATCGGATCGAAATTGTCGGCATTTATAAAAACTCCTATTGAAATTATGGGACGAGGCTACTCAGACCCTATATCACTAACCCATGATGCATTAAATCGGAGGGCAGATATTTACGTAGTTACCTATCGCAATAATTAAATAAGAGGTAACAGGAGCCGGATTCCTGAGTGTGGCACCAAGATCGGTTTCAGCGCTCAGCAGGTTCAGAAAGTGATCAAGAAAGCTGTAGTGGAAGGTAATACGGAAGAAAAGTTAACTGGCATCAACTACGGTGAATTGGTTCCGGTTTTGGTAAAAGCAATTCAGGATCAACAAGCCATCATCAACCAACAGAAGCTGAAAACCGAACAGCTTGAGCGCCTTATCCCCAACCTGGCGCAAGCGTCCGCTTGTGCCAATCATCCTTGAGCGTCAGCTCGCTTGTCCCAAAGCATATCATTTTTACCTTTACTTAAAATTACCAATATGAGCCGTAAATACAAATTCAGGGATAACAGCCAACTCTATTTTGTAAGCTTTGCTACGGTTAATTGGATTGATGTATTCATTCGCAACGAATATAAAGAAGTACTGCTCGATAGTTTAAGATTCTGCCAAATCAAGAAAGACCTTGAATTATATGCATGGTGCATCATGACCAGCCATGTACATCTGATAATCGGTAGTTGTGGAATCCCAATGGAATATATTATGAGAGATTTCAAAAGTTTCACGTCAACAACATTAAGAAAAGCAATCTCTGAGAATCCTGTTGAGAGCAGAAGGGAATGGATGATATGGATGTTTGAGAGAGCCGGCAGATACAACTCCAACAATAAAGACTGGCAATTCTGGCAGCAGCATAATAACCCGATAGAATTGTATGACCGAAAAATAATGGAGCAAAAAATCAGATTACCTTCATAACAATCCCGTAGAGGCTGGTTTTGTCAGTAGCCCTACTGACTGGACGTACAGCAGCGCGAGAGATTATGCGGGCGAAAAAGGATTGATTGATATTATTTTGCTGAAATGAGTTGGCGTTGTAAAATAGCGTACGCTTGCACCAGACCAGGGGGGCAGGCAATCTTGTTGAGTAAATTTTTTCCCCGCTGACAGGTTTACTAAAAACAAAATCCCTTTCATCTTTCCCACATAGTCAGTGCCCATAGCGAAGCACAATGATTTGTGTTCTAACTTCGCTCCATGAAAATTTTGTTTGTTTGTCTGGGTAACATCTGCCGCTCTCCACTGGCAGAGGGCATCATGCGCAACAAAATACAACAATACAACCTGAACTGGGAAGTTGACAGCGCAGGCACCAGTGCATGGCATGCCGGAGAACCGCCCGACCCGCGAGCCATTGCCATTGCTGCCCGATACGGCATAGATATCAGCCGGCT
The Chitinophagales bacterium genome window above contains:
- a CDS encoding hypothetical protein (possible pseudo, frameshifted); this translates as MSRKYKFRDNSQLYFVSFATVNWIDVFIRNEYKEVLLDSLRFCQIKKDLELYAWCIMTSHVHLIIGSCGIPMEYIMRDFKSFTSTTLRKAISENPVESRREWMIWMFERAGRYNSNNKDWQFWQQHNNPIELYDRKIMEQKIRLPS